In Vigna unguiculata cultivar IT97K-499-35 chromosome 3, ASM411807v1, whole genome shotgun sequence, a single genomic region encodes these proteins:
- the LOC114178532 gene encoding polygalacturonase 1 beta-like protein 3, translating to MKKKQSDNMSTLFLFILLSTLTVAYGGGNSADQNPFTPKAYVSRYWDRHVRNTLPKPSFLLSKASPLTATDTASFTNLAATNTLSTRLPDFCSAAHLLCFPEVRPSLEKHTKDENFQTYDDGQNFTNYGTNRAGGIDTFKNYSNDLFSTPVNDFRRYSRGAAGRQETFTAYASGTNVADQSFSTYGTSTAGGSGEFKNYSSNSNVPNLRFTTYSDFTAGRTQSFSRYSEDGNTGGQTFQSYGKNSAGAGNDFTGYGTNSNTASSGFTNYGKGGAIPNDTFTNYGVDMNVPEITFKSYADGTHGGSESFANYRDQSNVGDDSFQSYAKNTKEGTQVDFKNYGNSANPGSDTFKGYAKGAEGDHKVGFTGYGVNTNATFKDYAKEGVSFASYNTSSSPSTVGGSLVKRWVEPGKFFRESMLKEGTVMAMPDIRDKMPQRSFLPRSILVKLPFSSSKIEELKSVFKVSDNSSMEKMMMDSLGECERAPSVGEIKRCVGSVEDMIDFATSVLGHNVGVWTTQNVNGFSKNVMVGRVKGMNGGKVTKSVSCHQSLFPYLLYYCHSVPKVRLYEADLLDPESKAKINHGVAICHLDTSAWSPTHGAFTALGSGPGQIEVCHWIFENDMTWTIAD from the exons ATGAAGAAGAAGCAGAGTGATAACATGAGTACTCTCTTTCTCTTCATCCTCCTTTCAACGCTCACT GTTGCTTACGGTGGGGGGAACTCAGCAGATCAAAACCCCTTCACGCCAAAGGCTTACGTCTCACGTTATTGGGATAGACACGTTCGCAACACCCTCCCAAAACCATCCTTCCTTCTCTCCAAAGCCTCTCCACTCACCGCCACCGACACTGCCTCCTTCACCAACCTCGCCGCCACCAACACCCTCTCCACTCGCTTGCCGGATTTCTGCTCCGCCGCGCACCTTCTCTGCTTCCCGGAGGTCCGTCCAAGCCTCGAGAAACACACCAAAGACGAGAATTTTCAAACCTACGACGACGGCCAGAATTTCACTAACTACGGAACGAATAGAGCAGGTGGAATCGACACGTTCAAAAACTACTCCAACGATCTCTTCAGCACTCCGGTCAACGATTTCCGCCGATACAGCCGCGGAGCCGCTGGCCGCCAAGAAACCTTCACCGCCTACGCCAGTGGCACCAACGTCGCCGACCAGAGCTTCAGCACGTACGGCACCAGCACCGCCGGAGGCTCCGGCGAGTTCAAAAATTACTCCAGCAATTCAAACGTCCCCAACCTGCGATTCACCACCTACTCCGACTTCACCGCTGGGAGGACACAGTCGTTCTCTAGATACAGCGAAGACGGAAACACGGGCGGGCAGACATTCCAGAGCTATGGCAAGAATTCCGCCGGCGCTGGGAACGACTTTACTGGCTACGGAACAAACTCCAACACTGCCTCGTCTGGTTTCACGAACTACGGCAAGGGAGGCGCCATTCCCAACGACACCTTCACCAACTATGGCGTGGATATGAACGTCCCTGAAATAACCTTCAAGAGTTATGCAGATGGAACGCACGGTGGCAGTGAGAGTTTTGCCAACTACAGGGATCAGTCCAACGTTGGTGATGACTCCTTCCAATCCTATGCTAAGAACACCAAAGAAGGGACCCAAGTGGACTTCAAAAACTACGGCAACTCCGCCAACCCAGGTTCCGACACTTTCAAAGGCTACGCCAAAGGAGCAGAAGGCGATCACAAGGTTGGCTTCACCGGCTACGGCGTTAACACCAACGCTACGTTTAAGGATTACGCCAAAGAGGGTGTTTCCTTCGCTTCTTACAACACCTCTTCCTCTCCTTCCACTGTTGGTGGCAGTTTGGTGAAAAGGTGGGTTGAACCGGGTAAGTTCTTTCGCGAGAGCATGCTGAAGGAAGGAACCGTAATGGCCATGCCAGACATAAGAGATAAAATGCCCCAAAGGTCATTTCTTCCCCGTTCTATTCTGGTGAAATTGCCCTTCTCTTCTTCAAAGATTGAGGAGCTGAAGAGCGTGTTCAAGGTGTCTGATAACTCCTCCATGGAGAAGATGATGATGGATTCTTTGGGTGAGTGCGAGAGAGCACCCAGCGTCGGAGAGATCAAACGTTGTGTGGGCTCTGTCGAGGATATGATTGATTTTGCAACCTCTGTTTTGGGCCATAATGTCGGGGTTTGGACCACTCAGAACGTAAACGGGTTCAGTAAGAATGTAATGGTGGGTCGGGTCAAAGGAATGAACGGTGGCAAGGTAACCAAATCCGTCTCCTGTCACCAGAGCTTGTTCCCTTATCTACTTTACTACTGTCACTCCGTTCCTAAGGTTCGGCTCTACGAAGCGGATCTCTTGGATCCGGAATCGAAGGCGAAAATTAACCACGGTGTTGCTATATGTCACCTGGACACCAGTGCATGGAGCCCCACCCACGGTGCATTCACGGCTCTTGGGTCGGGTCCGGGTCAGATTGAAGTATGTCACTGGATCTTTGAGAATGACATGACTTGGACCATTGCTGACTGA